ATGGCGCAAAAAAACTGATGGCGCAAAAAATTGATGGCGCAGGAAATAGATCGCACAGGCCAACGGGCGCTAATCCGCGCCTTCGATGCTGACGAATCGCAGCTGGTGGGTAAATCAATCGACGAAATCCGATCCTTCCTAATCAATCACATTACCCGCTTGCTTGATCAAAACCCGGCCCACCTGATGAGTATTTTGTACCGGATCGATGTACGAGAACCTGATGTAAAAGCTGCGATTGCAACAGCGCCCACCGGAGAACTACCGGCACAACTGGCTACCCTGATTATAGACCGGCAGCTCGAGAAGCTCAAATACCGCAAATAGTAAGCGATATTGTCAGGACGCCCAAGACAAAACTGAATGAATCTTCAAGTTTCGTTTTAGTATCTTGGGGCACTTCCTTTCAGGCTTATACCATCATTACGTAGTTGTTTTTTATGAGAGAAGATGGACGTCGCGTGCCGGCATTGGCAGAATGCGTTATCAGAATGACTTTTCAGCCCTTTTCCAGGTTGATGTGGCGACCCAAGCTTGTAAATGGCGGCCGCTTTGCACCACTGGAAAAGCCGTGTTTTGTCTACGGAAACCACTCACATAACTACGATCCGTTCATATTCAACATGTTCACACCGTGGATGGACTCCACGACGGGGGTATTAACAAAAGAGTACTTCCGCAACAAGTTCATGCACGACGCTCTCCTAAATGTTGAGCTTTATCCAACACGGAAGCACGTCCCTGAACCTCACCTGATCCGCAACATCTACAAACAAATCAATTTAAATCGCTCTTTCCTGATCTACCCGGAAGGCGGCCGTAGATGGGCCGGCCAACCCATTCCGTGGATCGATTCCACAGCAAAGATTTTTGCCAAATTTGAACTCCCGGTTTACCCCATCATCACGGAAGGATCTTACATTTCGTGGCCGCGCTGGGCAAAATACCCCCGCCCCGCCCGCATGCGGATCACCCTTGGCGAACCCATGCGGTTTAACCGCAAAATGCCCATCGAAGACGTACTTGCGAAGCTCAAAGCGCCTATCGACTTTGATGAGACGCTCATGCCAGACGAACTCAAACCCAAATGGGCGTTCCGGCCGGCAGTAGGCATTCACCGCTTACTTTATCGCGATCCCGACACAGGAGACAATGGCGCCATATTTACACCTGACGGCACGTATGTCGAAAATCGCGCCGGCACCCTGCGGTATAAAATGTTACCGGACAGTACGCTGCTGAACGAAAAAACAGGCAAAATTGTCACAACGGCAACCCTCTACAACGCTGTCAAGGCACTGCCGCTGACAACCAATAAGGAAGGCATCATTGTCGAGGAAAACGTAGACCTATACGAAGAACCCAAATTCCCAGAGTTGATCCCACATGGCAAGGGAACGCTTCGACTCTACCCAGACCGGGTCTGGTTCAAATCAGACTCGATCGACACCCAAATTCCGATAGAAGAGGTACTATACGTGGGGGTAGAGCGGAACTACATGCTGCAGGTCTTCCTGGCTGACAAAATGCTTCAGGCTTGCTTCAAAGGCGCTGGCAGCGCCTTGCAATGGCAAGACACCTTGCTACGTATGAAAGCAGAACGGGAAGACAAACAGGTATCAGCGTCCGGCGCTAAATAATGACCGTTTGGGATTACAACATAACCATTGGCGAATTTGCCCTTGATTTTGCATTCCTGAGCACGTTTCTCATTTTCGGCTTTCTTTGCCGGCGCTATATCTCCTTCTTCCAGAAATTTCTCATCCCCAGCCCACTCATTGCCGGTTTTGCAGGCCTGCTCATCGGACCAGAGATCCTTTCATGGCTCTCTTACGACACCGAACGGATGGCGGTATACATCTACCACTTGCTTGCCCTCACCTTTATAGGTATTGGTTTGCAAGGAGGCGGCGAAAAGCGTTCGCGTGGGGCTATGCATGTTGGATTCATGTTCATCATGTCTTACTTGCTGCAAATTACAATAGGGCTTGGCGTATGCCTTTTTATTGTATACCTGATCAATCCTGACCTTGTACCAGCGGTTGGCATGCTCCTTCCACTCGGGTTCGGTATGGGTCCAGGTATTGCGTACTCCATTGGGCAATCGTGGAGCAATTACGGGTTTGTTGAAGGTGCATCTGCCGGCCTTACCATCGCCGCCGTTGGCTTTCTGGTCGCTTATTTCTCAGGGATGGTGATTGTAAATCGGGGCCTTAAACGGGGCAAAAGTAGTTTACTTGATGGTTCCATTGCACTGAGCAAGTCGATCAGAACCGGAGTAATTGAAGAAGAGCCGCTTCCGGAAGCGGGCCGGCTTCGCTTTTTTGGCGGTGCCATTGAGCCGCTTGCTTTTCATCTTGCCCTTATCGGCTTTCTGTACCTGCTTACTTATGGTGTTACGCTGGGGATAGAGTTGCTCATGCGCGCAGGAGGCATCGAGAAAGAAATAGCAACCCTTTGGGGATTCCATTTCATTGTCGCCAATTTACTCGCCCTCGGGTGCCGCAAATTGATGAATCGGTTCAAAGCCGGCTACCTGGTCGACTATGGCCTGATGAACAGGCTTACCGGTACCCTCACCGACTTTATGATCACGGCAGCCATCATGGCCATTAGCCTCAGTGTTGCGTGGGATTATCTGGTGCCTATTCTTGTTATTTGCCTGCTCGGAGCAGCCGTAACCTGCGTCGCCATCCGCTATACAGCTTACCGGACATTCGACAGCCTGAATTTTGAACGGTTTGTGGGTGTTTATGGGGAAATGACGGGCAATATAAGTTCGGGCCTCGCCCTTGTACGTGTGATGGACCCGGAATTCAAAACACCGGTTGCCCAAGATCTAGGCCTGGGCAGTGGTGTCGCGTTACTATTGGGCTTCCCCCTCCTCATCGTCATCAATTTGCCCTTCACCCAATTCGACGGCGCATTAGTAGGATATTGGATTGTCCTTGGCATTTGCTGGATTTATATGCTCATCATTTTCCTGTTGTGGAAACGATTTGGCCTCAAAAGGCACAAAACAGTTGCGGATTCGTAACCGGAAAACAAGTCAAACCCAACCACCCCTATGCAGAAGTCCACTCGCCAAAGCCACACCTTGCTTGCAGCGCTCTTATTCACCCTGTTGGCAGCCGGCTGCACCCCCACCGATGATCCACAGTACATCGTGGACCAGGCCATTGCTGCACATGGCGGTAGTATGCTCGATGCAGCAATCATTGAGTTTGATTACCGTGGCAAACATTTCAAGGCCACCAGAAACAACGGGGTTTTCGAATACGTGCGCACTTACGAAGATTCTACCGGCGCAATTCGCGAAGTGCTCAACAACGACGAAGCCTACAGAGAAGTGAATGGAGCGCGCGTAGAAATCACAGAGAAAAAGCGATACAGTATCCAGGAAATCAATAATTCGGTTGTCTACTTTGGTTTTGTCCCGTATTTCCTGAACGACCCGGCTGTACAGAAAAAGTACCTGGGCACTTCAACCATCAACGGCACCCCCTATCACGAAATAGAAATCACATTTAGCGCAGAAAACGGTGGCCCCGATTACGAAGACCGCTTTGTCTACTGGTTTAATGCAGAGACCTATACCATGGACTATCTGGCCTACGACTTTCTTATCAACGACGGCGGCACCCGATTCAGAGAGGCATTCAACATCAGAACCATTGAAGGGGTGCGCGTAGCCGACTTCAAGAATTACAAATCGGAGATCATCCCTAAACCTGGCGCGCCCATTGAGGACTATGACGAGTTGCTGGGCACAGATGACATCGCGTTGCTCTCTGAAATCAAGCTGGAGAATGTGCAGATTAGCTCGCTGCCGTAATTCCTGCATACCGTCCCATCTTCAAGAAGAAAAGCCGTTGCGGCTTGACGTATACCACCACCCATATCGCAAGGGGTAGCAGGATCTTCGGTGGTAAACATATTAGCATTTCAATAAATAATGTGCACACATTGCCCTAAGCTTTACCAGACGGGATCAAATAACAGCCTTTTGGCCTTATAGCAAAGCTGTTAACTCAATTGATCAAAAAGTATGAGCAAGGGTCTGCATTACGCTGCTGAAGGTACTGGTATTTCTACGCCGCTAAGTGAACACGTGAACATGCTGGGCGCACAACTCGGTGATGTAATCGCTGAGCACCATGGCACCGACATGCTCACGCTGGTTGAAACGCTGCGCCAGCGCTGTAAACAGGCTGCACTATCCGATCAGCCGGCACTCAGAAAGGAGGTAGAGGAGACAATCAGTTCGCTTGATTACGATACGATTGTGACGTTGCTCAAGGCATATACGGACTTCTTCCACCTCATCAACAAAGCTGAACAGCAAGAGATCATCCGTATTAACCGGAAGCGCGCGCGCGAAAGCACAGCAGAAAACCCGCGAAAAGAATCGATTGCTGAAGCCATTCATCAGCTCAAGCAACAAGGGACAGGCCTCGTCGAAGTACTCAACCTGTTGGGCAGGCTCGACATCCAGCCCACGCTTACCGCCCATCCGACCGAAGCACGCCGGCGGAGCGTGATGTACAAGCAAAAACGCATTGCCACCCTTCTCGCTGAGCGGCGGCAACGTGAACTCACACCCGACGAAGACGAAAAGGCACGTGACGAAATTCGCCGGCAAATTTCCCTGCTGGCCGTCACAGACGAAGTCCGCGTTGAACGCCTCACGGTTCAGGAAGAAGTAGACAATGGGCTCTTTTTCCTTCGCAACACCATTTGGGACACCCTCCCCCACATTTACGACGATGTACGCAGCAGCCTTGCAACGTATTACGATTACAACGGTGACATTCCTGTCTTTCTCCGCTTCCGCTCATGGATTGGCAGCGACCGGGATGGCAATCCCTTTGTCACTCCCGAAGTAACCCGGCAAACGGCAAAAACACACCGCCGTGCTGTGCTAAATCTGGTTGAAGAGGACCTCATCAATCTCAGACGAGAGCTGAGCTTTTC
The DNA window shown above is from Bacteroidota bacterium and carries:
- a CDS encoding lysophospholipid acyltransferase family protein, giving the protein MREDGRRVPALAECVIRMTFQPFSRLMWRPKLVNGGRFAPLEKPCFVYGNHSHNYDPFIFNMFTPWMDSTTGVLTKEYFRNKFMHDALLNVELYPTRKHVPEPHLIRNIYKQINLNRSFLIYPEGGRRWAGQPIPWIDSTAKIFAKFELPVYPIITEGSYISWPRWAKYPRPARMRITLGEPMRFNRKMPIEDVLAKLKAPIDFDETLMPDELKPKWAFRPAVGIHRLLYRDPDTGDNGAIFTPDGTYVENRAGTLRYKMLPDSTLLNEKTGKIVTTATLYNAVKALPLTTNKEGIIVEENVDLYEEPKFPELIPHGKGTLRLYPDRVWFKSDSIDTQIPIEEVLYVGVERNYMLQVFLADKMLQACFKGAGSALQWQDTLLRMKAEREDKQVSASGAK
- a CDS encoding DUF6503 family protein, whose protein sequence is MQKSTRQSHTLLAALLFTLLAAGCTPTDDPQYIVDQAIAAHGGSMLDAAIIEFDYRGKHFKATRNNGVFEYVRTYEDSTGAIREVLNNDEAYREVNGARVEITEKKRYSIQEINNSVVYFGFVPYFLNDPAVQKKYLGTSTINGTPYHEIEITFSAENGGPDYEDRFVYWFNAETYTMDYLAYDFLINDGGTRFREAFNIRTIEGVRVADFKNYKSEIIPKPGAPIEDYDELLGTDDIALLSEIKLENVQISSLP